CGGTCGTCCTCGACGACGTCCGTGGATCCGCCCCTGTCGGACTCGCGTACCTTCGCAAGCAGATCCTCGAGCAACGCCGACTGCTCGCGTAACTCCTCGGCCAGTTCCGTCTCGAGGTACTTCTCCGGGGCCGTGTAGTAGGTGTGGATGTGTTCGCGGTCGTCCTGGCGCTCGACCATCAGGGAGTGAGCAGCGGTCGCGAACGCGAAGCTCACCGTCCGGGGCATGGCGGCGATGTTGACCCAGACCTCGTTGCCCTCGTCGAGTTCGTCGTTGATCAGGTCGTAGGCCTGCTCGAACGCCTCGTCGTAGTCGTAAACGTCCTCCAGGACGAACCGCTCGGTAGTCGCCCCCAGCAGGTTCTGGAAGTCGGTCTCGAGTTTCTGTGAGAGGTGCCGGGAGTACTCGACGTTGGCCTCGCTCCCGACGGCTCCCTCCAGGAGGATGACGCGGTCGACGCCGTACTGATCGCGCACCAGCGGGGCGATCAGCCGGTCGTAGTCGAACCCGACCGGGACGATGTGCGTTTGCATACGCGGTAGAGGTGGCTGGACGGTATAAAAACCACCAGACTCTCGACCGCTGTGGCGCTTACGACGTCACCGTCATCGTCAGTCGCTGTCGTTCTGGCTGCCGTCAGCGTCTCTGTAACCGAACCGACCGTGCGTTCCATCCGAACGACTGGGACGCCTCAGAACTCGCCGATCAGACGAGCCTGGGCGAGAGACAGATTTTCCTCTTCCTCGGTGAGTTCCCGACCATGTTGCTGTTCGACCCATGCCACCAGTTCGGCTTCGTCCGCGGTGTTCTCGTCCGGTTCGTCGCTGGCGTTCTCGTTCGCCGCCGTGGCGCTCTCTTCGTCCATGCCTTAGTGTTTGTCTCCGTGGCCAAGTACATTCCCCGAAGATAGTGTCTTCGACCCGTGGTACCAGACCTCTCGATCGGCGAGAAGTTATTTATCGACTGACTGTCTCTCCAAGCGACGTGAATCGACGCCACTTCCTCGCGGCAACCGGAATCGGGGGCACTTTTCCGATTTCGCTGACGGACCGTCTCGAGAGCGGGCCGGACTCGACGACGTTCGATCCGCACCCGCCCGAGCCGGCCGATCCGCCTGCGCTCCCGCCAGGTCCGGAAGAACCACCCGAACGACCTTCCGAGATGACGGGCGAGCGCGTCTCGGCCTACGTCACCGGGTACGAACACGCGCTCGCGTACAACACACTCGACTGCCGTGACCTGCAGGAGATCGACGTCGCGTCCGACGCCATCCTGGAGGCCAAAACTGATCACGGCGTCTACGCGTTCGCCGTGGCGACCGGCTACTCGCGGTGTGGGGCGGGTTCGGAACCCGAACACCGCGATTACGGACCACCACCTATCGAGTGGGCCGTCGGCGAGGCGTACGCCGTTCGGATCGGCGACGAAGCCACCGAGCACCGGGATGCCGACCGAACGTTCGGGGCCGACTACGCGGACGGACGCGCCTCGGGATTCGCCGTCACTAACTTCGACCACCTCGCCCACGATGTCACCGTCACCGTGACCCACGAGGGCGACACGGCGTACGAGGAAACTGTCGATCTCGAGCCTCGATCGGCCGTCCACGTTCGAAACGTGAGCGCCGTTCGCGGGGACCACGGGATTTCGATCGAGACGGACGAGGGGGCGAGGGCGTCCGAAACGTGGACTGTCGATCCGAACCGGAGCGCGAACTGGCTGGTTCGTATCCTGGCCACCGGCGAGGTGTCGATCGAACGGCGCGGTCCGTACGGCGAGTTCTGAGCACGATCGGAACCGATTCGGCACGAACGTCGAAGGCTGCTGGGCGTGAGGGTTTGACTCGAGTTCGGGACACGATTGCCTCGGCGTCGCTCCCAGTCTGTTACTCGTGGATAGCGTCCCTCGTAGATAGTGCTCTATCGACAACGCTCGTTTTCGACGCAAACACTCACTCTCGATCACTTCAAAATATGTAGTTTTGCGCCCGAGTCAGTCCGGCAGGTACCTGACGCTCAACACGCCGTCCTCGCCGTCCACCGCTCGACGAACCTCGACGCGCACGGCTTCGAGGCGGGCCGCCCGCGCGATGGTCTCCTCGTCCTGGAGGACGTCGCGGGCCGCCTCCTCGACGTGCGCAGCGGGAACGCGAAAGACGTGAACCTCGCCCGTTCCAGCCCGCTCGTGCTGGTGAAGGTCGCCGACGTCGGCATTGGCGACGAGGTCCTTCGAGTGAGTGGTCGGCTCGAGGTCGCTATCGACCAGTTCGACGCGGCGCCGATCCTCGACGTCGACCAGCGTCCAGGAGACCTCGAGGGGCGGTTCGGGGGCGATCGTCGCCTCGAGCACATCGTGTATCTCGAGGCCATCGTTCGCGGCGAGCGTGTGTACCTGGGCGGAGTCGATGTCCCGGAGGACGACCGACTCGTCCTCGGCGTGGGTGACGACGAAGGTGCCCGTCTTCTCGGTCATGCTCGTGAGAAGGAGCGCGACGGCTTTCGGGGTTTCGACTCGCCACAGGCTTGCGTTCCCGAATCGACTCGAGTGCGCCCGCTCTCCGCTCGGCTACCGGGAGACCCGGTGGACGACGTAGATCCCGGCCCCGGCGAGTGCAGGGATGGCGAGGCCGACGGCGGCCGGGAGGCCGTACAGAAATCCTACTACTGCGCCGCCTTCGGTCTGAAACTCCGCCGGGACTGTTGGAATCAGGCCGACGTACAGTGCGGCGAGAAAGAGGTAGCCACTGGCGGCGAGTCGCCGGTCGTACCGAACGTCGTCGCCGACCCGTCGCCGGTGGCGTCGGGCGACGAGCAAGACGGGCGCGAGGATCGGCGCGACGACGACCATACCGACGACGATGACGAACGATCGGGAGAACGACAGCGTCGCCGTCGTGCCGACCGTTTCCCCGATCACGCGAACCAGGGAGAGGGCGAACGCGAACACGAGGATCGTCGCGACGGCCCCGCCGACGAGGACGTAGCTCCTGAACAGCCGGGAGTTGCTCTGACGAATCGCGTACGGGAACGCCCCGAGGACTCCGCCGTACGTCTTCGAGTCGGTCGTCTCGTCGCCGGGTGTGGCTCCGGAGTCGACCGACTCGTCAGACGCGCTCATTGCCCGCGATTGGCAGTCGGAGCGAATAAGGGATGCGATGCTCGAGCGTCCAGTCTTCGCTCGGAGCGAACGCCGCTTCGAGGCGTGACGGAACGCCTTTACCGGTCGCTATCGCCTCTCCGATATGGACGTCGACATCGGCAACGCGCTCGCGTCGGTCGCTTCTCCGGGCATCTCGCGGGAGGGTCTCGAGCGTCTGGACGAACGGGTCGCGACGGCGCACGAGCGAATCGAGGCGGGACGGGCGAACGACGAACACGGCTACGCCGCCCTGAACCTTCCCGAGCGGACGGATCCCGACGCGATCCGAACCGCCGTCGAGCCGGTGGCCGACGCGGACGCGCTCGTCACGATCGGCATTGGCGGGAGCGCGCTCGGCGCGGCGACGATTACGGACGCGCTCGCCGACGCGGGCGATGGCACCGAGGCGATCTATCTCGACAACGTCGACCCCGCCTGGATCACCCGACGCCTCGGGGCCCTTCCCCTCGAGTCGACCGCGATCAACGTCGTCTCGCGTTCGGGGACGACCGCCGAGACGCTCGCGAACTTCCTGGTCGTCCGCGAGGCCTTCGAGGACGCCGGCGTCGACTGGACCGACCGCACGGTCGTCACGACCGGCGAGTCCGGCCCGCTTCGCTCGCTCGCCGATCGCCACGATCTCGCCGCCGTCTCCGTGCCCGACGGCGTCCCCGGCCGATTTTCGGCGCTCTCGGCGGTCGGCCTGGTCGCCGCAGCCGTCTGCGGACACGATCTGGAGGCCATCCTGGAGGGGGCTGCGGCCGAAGCCGACTCGCTGACTGGCTCGCTGTTCGAGTGTCCGGCCTATGCCTACGGCGCGACGGCCTACGCGCTCGACGCGCGTGGCGCCTCGATGAACGCGATGGTCCCCTACGCGGAGTCGCTCGAGACCTACGCCGAGTGGTTCGCCCAGCTGTGGGCCGAGAGCCTCGGCAAGGACGACCTGGGCCAGACCCCCGTCCGCGCGCTGGGGGTGACTGACCAGCACTCACAGCTCCAACTCTATCGGGCCGGCCCCCGCGACAAGCTGGTGACGTTCGTCACACCGCGGGAAACCACCGATCGCGAGATTCCCGGGACCGACGTCGACGAACTTGCCTACCTCGGCGACGCCACCCTCGGCGAGTTGCTCGAGGCGGAGTTCGAGGCCACCGAGGCGAGTCTGGCGGCGGCCGGCCGCCCCAACGTCAGGGTCGAACTCGAGTCGGTCGATGCCTTCGAACTGGGTAGCCTCCTCTACGGCATGGAAGCCGCCTGCGTCCTCGCGGGCGAACTCTACGAGGTGAGCACGTTCACCCAACCAGCCGTCGAGTGGGCGAAGAAGGCCACTCGTGGACTGCTCGGGGGCGGTGACTTCGAGGAAGCCGAGGCGGTTGCCGAGAAGACGACGCTACGCGTCGAGCGGTGAACCGGTGATTGCGGTCCCTCGAGAGGTGGTAGCGGTCCCTCGAGAGGTGGTAGCGGTCCCTCGAGAGGTGGTAGCGGTCCCTCGAGAGGTGGTAGCGGTCCCTCGAATCACTCGAAGCGCGCAACCGAGAGCCGATTGCAGAGCGCCTATAACCGTTCGACCGAAGGAACGCGTATGAACGAGACCGCACAGGACGACCGCGCCCGATCGACCGACGATGCGGGAGCGGTCGCCGGTATCGGGCTCGTCGTCGCCGCGCTCGCGACGACCAGCCTCGCCGTCCCCGTTCGGGATGGCGTCGATCGCCTGGCGGTGGTGCTCGGCCTCCTGTTCGCCTTCGGAACGATCCTCGTCTTCGCCGGCCGCCGTTACGGCCTCCTCGAGCGCCGCTACAGTCTCGGGGGCGTCTTCTGTAGCCTGTTGGTCGTCTTGCTCGCCGGCTACGCCCTCACACAGGGTGCGTCCGGGACGACGGCTGTCCCCGGCCTCGAGGGGACGGTTCCGGCCACCTTCGTCGCCTTCCTCGCAGCCGTCGTGAGCGTCGGAATCGCCCTGGCGGAGTACGGTTCGGTTTCCGTCCTCGGCCTGGTTCAGCGGATGGGGTTGACCGCTCGCCTCACGCTTCTCGCGTTCGTCTCCCTGGTCGTGACTGGCCTCGTGTACGCCGTGTTCGCGACCCTCACGACAGTGGCGGTCGGGGAATTGACCGGCGTCCAGGAGACGGCCGTCGAGCGACTTGCCTTCGCCGTCGGGACGGCGGCGACTGCGGTCGCGTACCTCTTTCTCACCGACCGGGGGCTCTCGTACGTCGACCTCGAGCGTCCGAGCCTGCGGACGGTCGGCTGGATCGCTGCCGGTATCGGCCTCATCTTCCTCGCCAACGTCGTCATCTCGGAACTGTTCCTCTCGGGTGGCGTCGAGAGTTCCGAACACAGCATCGAACAGCAGGTCCGGGCCAATCCCACGCTGGTTTACGTGATGATCCCCGCCTCGATTCTCGTCACCGGCCCGTTCGAGGAACTGCTCTACCGAAACGTGATTCAGAAGTCGATGTCCGACCTTTTCTCCCCGCTCGGCGCGTTGCTGGTCTCGAGCGTCGTCTTCGCCGCGTTTCACACGAGCGCGTACTCGACGGCCGGGTCGGGGGCACTCATCGCTAGCCTCGCCGTCGTCTTCGGCCTCTCGCTCGTGCTCGGGACGGTCTACCTCCTGACGGAGAATATCGTCGTCCCGGCGCTCGTCCACGGCGTCTACAACGCGGTCGTCTTCGCGTCGTTCGTCCTGTGAGCGTGTAATCGCACGTCTCGCCAGCCAGTAAGACTTTTTCACCGTACTCGACTCGAGCGACCCGCCTCAGTAGGCAGTCGCCCAGTACCAGTACACGGTGACGGCGATCAGAACGACCAGTCCGCCGAGGAAGAAGAGTGCTCCTGGGGGAATCGTCGCGAAGATGGCGTCGGCAGCCTCCGCAGCGCCGTCCGTGACGCCGTCGACGCTGCCGTTACCGTCGCCCGACGGGGCGACCGACTCGTTTCCCCCGTCGGTGGCGACATCGCCGTCGGTGCTGTTGTCGCTGTAGTTGGCGCCGTCCGCGTCGGCGGCGTCGTCCTCCGTGGCCGAGTCGTTACCGTCGCTGTCACTCGAGGTGTCGTCGCTCGAGACGTCGTCCTCGGCTTCCGGGGCCTCGTCGGATTCGTCCACGTCGGTGGTACTCATGTCGCCATCGTCGCCACCGTCACCACCGTCCCCGCTATCGGTTCCATCGGCCCCATCGCCGTCGGCCGTATCTTCCTCTGCCGTCTCGCTATCTTCGGTTTCGGGGGCGTCTGTACTGTCTGTGCTATCGTCGGTAGCCGCTCCGTTTCCGTTGCCAGACTCGTCGCTGGCCCCGTTTCCGTTGCCGGCCTCGTCGCCGGCCCCATCTCCGTTCTCATTTCCATTCCCGTTCCCAGCAGCCCCACCATCAGTCGTTCCGCCCGTTCCTGCCGTCCCTTCCGTTCCCGCCTGTGGACCCACGTATCTCGAGAGCCCGTACTGGACGAGCAAACTCCCACCGGCGAGGGCCGCGACGCCCCCGATGAATCGCGAGAGGGCCGTCTTCAACCGCTCGGCCGTCGACCGGTCGCTCGTCACGATCAGCGGCCCGTCAGCCGTCGCGTAGACGCTCATCTCGTTGCCCCGCGAGGAGTACCATGTGTCGACGACCTCGACCAATCCCGCATCCTCGAGTTTCTCGAGGTGGTAGCGGACGTTCTGGATCGAGGAATCGATCGCATCGGCGACGTCGCTCGGCGTCCCGGGTTCGTCGTTTAAGTGACTGTAGATCCGCCGAGCCGTGGTCGACGACAGCGCACCGAACACCGCGTCGGCGTCCTCGTCCTCGAGGTCGACGACTCGAGGCTGGCCCTCCTGGGCGGGCGTCTCGGAACGAAGGGGAAACAGCCGGGCCATCGGTCTCTATTCTGGTATTCTCGCCGACATACATACCCCTTTCCCTACGTAAAAGATTCGTTTTACCTTCCGGAGACCCGCTCGAAACCCCCTGAAACGCCATTGATGAACGATCGTCTTCAAAGGACGCCGTCGAATAGAAACAATTACCCAGGACGAGTGACGACGGGGCGTATGAATCGACTCGAACGAATCGGCTGGATCCTCGCGGCGGTGCTCGTCTGTCTCCTCGGCATCCCGTGGTTCCTCTGGGGGAACGCGGCGACCGCGTTCGGCCTGCCGCTGTGGCTCTGGTGGCACGTCGGCTGGTTGGCGCTGTGTTCTGTGCTCTTCTGGACGTTTGCCCAGCGCGCCTGGGGCGTCGGCATCGAACCGAACCGACCGCAGCCACGGTCACGGTCACCACGGTCGGACGGCCGAGCAGACGGTAGGGGTGATCGCCGGTGACCCTCGCGCTCCAGCTCGGGATCATCGTCGGCTACCTCCTGCTCGCGCTCGCCGTCGGTCTCGTCGCCTACCGGCTCACCGAGCGGACGGCCGAGGACTTCTACCTCGCCAGTCGAACGCTCGGAACCATCGTCCTACTGTTTACCACCTTTGCAACCCTGCTCTCGGCGTTCACCTTCTTCGCCGGACCGAACCTGGCCTTCCTCCACGGTCCCGAGTGGATCCTCGTCATGGGCGTCATGGACGGCCTCATCTTCGCCGTTCTCTGGTACGTCATCGGCTACAAACAGTGGCTACTGGGCCAGCAACGCGGCTACGTCACCCTCGGGGAGATGCTCGGCGACCGTTTCGGCTCGAGGCGCCTCCGGGGCCTCGTCGCCGGGGTGAGCCTCATGTGGCTCTTCCCGTACGTGATGCTCCAGCAGGTCGGCGCGGGGACCGCCCTCGAGGCGCTGACCGACGGCGCGATTCCCTACGCCGGCGGGGCGGGCCTCATCACTCTCTTCATGATCCTCTACGTCGTCCTCGCCGGCTTCCGGGGCATCGCCTGGACGGACACGCTCCAGGGTGCGTTCATGCTCGTCACCACGTGGGTCGCCTTGCTCTGGGTGCTCGCCGCCGTCGGTGGGCCGACTGCGGCGACGACCGAACTCGAGGCGACCGCGAGCGAACACCTCGCGCTGGGCGGGGCCTACTACTCCCCGCAGTTCGTGCTCTCGACGGCGATCACGATCGGGTTCGGCGTCGCCATGTTCCCGCAGGTCAACCAGCGCTTCTTCGCCGCCGGGTCGAAGGCGGTGCTCAAGCGCTCGTTTGCCCTCTGGCCCGTCCTCTGTCTGCTCCTCTTCGTTCCCGCGTTCCTGCTCGGCGCCTGGGCACGCGGGCTCGAGACCGGCATTTCGGTCGCCGAAATCGAAGCCGGCGGCAACGTCCTCCCGCTAATTCTCGCCGAGTTCACCCCGACGTGGTTCGCTGCGCTCGTCATCGCGGGCGCAATGGCGGCGATGATGTCCTCCTCGGATTCCATGTTACTGTCGGGGTCGTCGTACTTCACCCGGGACCTCTATCGTCCGTTCGTCGACGCAACGCTCTCGGAACGTCGCGAGGACACGATCGCGCGCCTCGGTGTCGTCGTCTTCGCCGTCTCCACCTTCCTCGCGAGCCTCTACAACGCGGCCACGCTGTTCGACCTCGGCAACGCCGCCTTCAGCGGGTTCGCCCAGCTCGCCCTGCCGGTGATGGTCGCGCTCTACTGGCGCGGGACGACTCGAGCCGGCATTACCGCAGGAATTCTGGGGAGTCAGGCCTTCTACCTCGCGAGCGTCTTCCTCCCGTTCGTCCCCGGTAGCTACGGCGGCTGGTCGGCCGGCCTCGTCGGAATGGGCCTCGGTCTCGCACTTACCGTGGGTGTCTCGTGGCTCACCGCTCCCGCGGCTACCGAGCAACGAGCGATCTACTTCGAGGCGCTCGAGGCCGACTGAGCCGGGAGACCGCCACGGCAAAAAGGGCGGCCGTCGAAGCGGTGGTATGACCGCCGCGTTGCCACCGTCGCTTCACGAGACGTGGGTGCCCGTCGGCTCGAGAACCGAGGACGTTTCGATCTCGCTACTGTCGATCACAGCCGAGACGACGGTCTACGAGCACGCCGAGACGCCGAAAATCGGCCACTGTGATATTCAGCCTCGGTCGCTGCTCGGAATCGACGTCGACCTCTCGCCGTCGCTGTCGGCGCTCGGGAAATCCGTCGAGGACGTGATGTCGCTGGCCGCGGACCCGGCCAAAGAACGGTTCGTCTCCCTGCTCGACGAAGAGGGGATCACCGTCCAGGACGAACGGTCCGTCACCGAGTTCGACCGCGGCGACGGTATCGCCGGTCGGTGGTACGTCTTCGAGACGACTCATCTTGTCGGCGACGCCCGGATCGACACCGAAACGCACCTCGCGGCCTGGCCCGCAGGGGACCGGTTCGTGATGGCGGGCGGGACGATCCCGCTCGAGGCGCCGCCCGAGGACGCCCTCCAGGTTGGGGTCGAGGCCGAGGCAGAAGTCGGGGCCGAGATTCATCCGACAACCGACCGCGAGACGATCGCCGCGTTCGTCCGCGCTCGCGTTCGAGAGACGGTCGACTCGGTCGAGGGGTTGGAGGAGGTAGACGCGGCGGCGGAGCTGGACGAATCGGCGATCGACTGACGAGCCGCGAAGCCCAACAGACACGCGTAAGTGCAGGGGTTCCGAACGCTCGTTTATGCCCGAACCAACCGATCTCGAGGAGCTCCGACGCGGCACCGATCTCGTCAAGCGCGGCTTCGCCCGCATGCAGAAAGGCGGCGTCATCATGGACGTCGTGAATCCCGAACAGGCCCGGATTGCGGAGGACGCTGGCGCCGTCGCCGTGATGGCGCTCGAGGCTGTCCCCGCCGACATCAGAAAGCGCGGCGGCGTCGCTCGAATGGCCGACCCCGCTGACGTCGAGGAGATCGTCGACTCCGTCTCGATCCCCGTCATGGGCAAGGCCCGTATCGGCCACCGCACCGAAGCACAGATCCTCGAGGCCGTCGGCGTCGACATGATCGACGAGAGCGAGGTGCTCACGCCCGCGGACAACGACTACCACATCGACAAGCGCGCGTTCACCGCGCCGTTCGTTTGCGGCGCGCGCAACCTCGGGGAGGCCCTGCGCCGGATCGACGAGGGCGCGGCCATGATCCGCACCAAGGGCGAAGCGGGCACTGGCGACGTCAACCAGGCGGTCTACCACCAGCGCACGATCAAGGGCGAGATTCGTAAACTCGAGGGGATGAGCCACGAGGAACGCGAGGCCTACGCCCGCGAGATCGAGGCGAACGCGGGCCTGGTCCACGAGGCCGCCGAGATGGGCCGCCTTCCCGTGGTGAACTTCGCCGCGGGCGGTATCGCCACCCCGGCAGACGCCGCGCTCATGATGACGCACGACTGCGACGGGATCTTCGTCGGCAGCGGCATCTTCGGGGCGGAGAACCCGCCGGAGATGGCCGAGGCCATCGTCGAAGCGGTCAACCACTGGGACGACCCCGAATCGCTCGCCGAAATTTCGAAGAACCTGGGCAAAAGCATGAAGGGCGACGCGAACGTCGACCTGCCCGAAGAGGAGCGGATGCAGGGCCGAGGCGTCTGAACGAGGACTCGAACCCGTCTTCGTCACCGAATCGGCGGCCCGAACGCGATTCCTGCCTCGCGACCTTTCCCTGGTAAGGCGCCCCGTTTTCTCCGTTCGGCGCCTCTGTACGGTATGAACAGTACGTCGAGCGAGACGAACGGACTCGAGCAGCTCTCCGAACGCGTCCTTGGGGGAACGACAGGATTGTTTCAGGCGATCGAACGGGATGCATCCGACGAGCGGGTGTCGAGCCTGGCGAAGGAGTTGTGGGAGATCACCGACGCGGCCGAAGGCCTGCTCGAGACGGTGGACCTCGAACGGCTGCCCGACGCCGTCGACGCCGACGACCTCCCCGACCTGATCGACGTCGAGAACCTCCCGAACGCGATCCGGGATCGCGACGCGAGCGAGGGGCTCGATCTCAGCGAGCTCCGCCACGCGATCAAGTTGCGGGAACTCTGGAATACGGTCGACCTCGTGGACTTTCGACAGGCGAGCCATCGACTCAAGGCAGAGATCGAGGACGTGGTCGGCCCCGATCGGTTGTCCGCCGCTTCGAACGGCGACTCGAGAGCCGCAGCCGACCTCGAGGCGTTCGGCGACGAGATCCGAGCCGAGGCGCCAAACGTGGCGCTCCAGCAGCAGGCTAAGAAAC
This region of Natronosalvus halobius genomic DNA includes:
- a CDS encoding DUF6293 family protein, with the translated sequence MQTHIVPVGFDYDRLIAPLVRDQYGVDRVILLEGAVGSEANVEYSRHLSQKLETDFQNLLGATTERFVLEDVYDYDEAFEQAYDLINDELDEGNEVWVNIAAMPRTVSFAFATAAHSLMVERQDDREHIHTYYTAPEKYLETELAEELREQSALLEDLLAKVRESDRGGSTDVVEDDRVATRLESAQQLLAEFDERGTTIGAKEIDGEHIVELPVASFSNVKPFEELILYKLGEDGEFESVSELAEALSRELNEEYTDSFRSKVIYNVDRLGPGGKGYIEREEHGKSYRTRLSRIGELWVRAHSDSDSNLGATTGT
- a CDS encoding DUF5812 family protein; this translates as MTEKTGTFVVTHAEDESVVLRDIDSAQVHTLAANDGLEIHDVLEATIAPEPPLEVSWTLVDVEDRRRVELVDSDLEPTTHSKDLVANADVGDLHQHERAGTGEVHVFRVPAAHVEEAARDVLQDEETIARAARLEAVRVEVRRAVDGEDGVLSVRYLPD
- a CDS encoding glucose-6-phosphate isomerase, which produces MDVDIGNALASVASPGISREGLERLDERVATAHERIEAGRANDEHGYAALNLPERTDPDAIRTAVEPVADADALVTIGIGGSALGAATITDALADAGDGTEAIYLDNVDPAWITRRLGALPLESTAINVVSRSGTTAETLANFLVVREAFEDAGVDWTDRTVVTTGESGPLRSLADRHDLAAVSVPDGVPGRFSALSAVGLVAAAVCGHDLEAILEGAAAEADSLTGSLFECPAYAYGATAYALDARGASMNAMVPYAESLETYAEWFAQLWAESLGKDDLGQTPVRALGVTDQHSQLQLYRAGPRDKLVTFVTPRETTDREIPGTDVDELAYLGDATLGELLEAEFEATEASLAAAGRPNVRVELESVDAFELGSLLYGMEAACVLAGELYEVSTFTQPAVEWAKKATRGLLGGGDFEEAEAVAEKTTLRVER
- a CDS encoding CPBP family intramembrane glutamic endopeptidase, translating into MNETAQDDRARSTDDAGAVAGIGLVVAALATTSLAVPVRDGVDRLAVVLGLLFAFGTILVFAGRRYGLLERRYSLGGVFCSLLVVLLAGYALTQGASGTTAVPGLEGTVPATFVAFLAAVVSVGIALAEYGSVSVLGLVQRMGLTARLTLLAFVSLVVTGLVYAVFATLTTVAVGELTGVQETAVERLAFAVGTAATAVAYLFLTDRGLSYVDLERPSLRTVGWIAAGIGLIFLANVVISELFLSGGVESSEHSIEQQVRANPTLVYVMIPASILVTGPFEELLYRNVIQKSMSDLFSPLGALLVSSVVFAAFHTSAYSTAGSGALIASLAVVFGLSLVLGTVYLLTENIVVPALVHGVYNAVVFASFVL
- a CDS encoding ArsR/SmtB family transcription factor, with translation MARLFPLRSETPAQEGQPRVVDLEDEDADAVFGALSSTTARRIYSHLNDEPGTPSDVADAIDSSIQNVRYHLEKLEDAGLVEVVDTWYSSRGNEMSVYATADGPLIVTSDRSTAERLKTALSRFIGGVAALAGGSLLVQYGLSRYVGPQAGTEGTAGTGGTTDGGAAGNGNGNENGDGAGDEAGNGNGASDESGNGNGAATDDSTDSTDAPETEDSETAEEDTADGDGADGTDSGDGGDGGDDGDMSTTDVDESDEAPEAEDDVSSDDTSSDSDGNDSATEDDAADADGANYSDNSTDGDVATDGGNESVAPSGDGNGSVDGVTDGAAEAADAIFATIPPGALFFLGGLVVLIAVTVYWYWATAY
- a CDS encoding DUF3311 domain-containing protein is translated as MNRLERIGWILAAVLVCLLGIPWFLWGNAATAFGLPLWLWWHVGWLALCSVLFWTFAQRAWGVGIEPNRPQPRSRSPRSDGRADGRGDRR
- a CDS encoding sodium:solute symporter family protein — its product is MTLALQLGIIVGYLLLALAVGLVAYRLTERTAEDFYLASRTLGTIVLLFTTFATLLSAFTFFAGPNLAFLHGPEWILVMGVMDGLIFAVLWYVIGYKQWLLGQQRGYVTLGEMLGDRFGSRRLRGLVAGVSLMWLFPYVMLQQVGAGTALEALTDGAIPYAGGAGLITLFMILYVVLAGFRGIAWTDTLQGAFMLVTTWVALLWVLAAVGGPTAATTELEATASEHLALGGAYYSPQFVLSTAITIGFGVAMFPQVNQRFFAAGSKAVLKRSFALWPVLCLLLFVPAFLLGAWARGLETGISVAEIEAGGNVLPLILAEFTPTWFAALVIAGAMAAMMSSSDSMLLSGSSYFTRDLYRPFVDATLSERREDTIARLGVVVFAVSTFLASLYNAATLFDLGNAAFSGFAQLALPVMVALYWRGTTRAGITAGILGSQAFYLASVFLPFVPGSYGGWSAGLVGMGLGLALTVGVSWLTAPAATEQRAIYFEALEAD
- the pdxS gene encoding pyridoxal 5'-phosphate synthase lyase subunit PdxS — encoded protein: MPEPTDLEELRRGTDLVKRGFARMQKGGVIMDVVNPEQARIAEDAGAVAVMALEAVPADIRKRGGVARMADPADVEEIVDSVSIPVMGKARIGHRTEAQILEAVGVDMIDESEVLTPADNDYHIDKRAFTAPFVCGARNLGEALRRIDEGAAMIRTKGEAGTGDVNQAVYHQRTIKGEIRKLEGMSHEEREAYAREIEANAGLVHEAAEMGRLPVVNFAAGGIATPADAALMMTHDCDGIFVGSGIFGAENPPEMAEAIVEAVNHWDDPESLAEISKNLGKSMKGDANVDLPEEERMQGRGV